The Pempheris klunzingeri isolate RE-2024b chromosome 1, fPemKlu1.hap1, whole genome shotgun sequence genome includes a region encoding these proteins:
- the mafa gene encoding transcription factor Maf, producing MASELAMSNSDLPTSPLAMEYVNDFDLMKFEVKKEPVEPDRNISQCSRLIAGGSLSSTPMSTPCSSVPPSPSFSAPSPGSGSEQKTHIEDFYWMSSYQQQLNPEALGFSPEDAVEALINSSHQLQSFDGYARGQQFAGAAGAGGTMAGEEMGSAAAVVSAVIAAAAAQNGGQHHHHHHHHHSSSHHQAPGAQSNGTSGTIHPHMRLDDRFSDEQLVTMSVRELNRQLRGVSKEEVIRLKQKRRTLKNRGYAQSCRYKRVQQRHVLEGEKTQLIQQVDHLKQEISRLVRERDAYKEKYEKLISNGFRENGSSSDNNPSSPEFFMSSRKFLHL from the coding sequence ATGGCATCAGAGCTGGCAATGAGCAACTCCGACCTGCCCACCAGTCCCCTGGCCATGGAATATGTTAATGACTTCGATCTGATGAAGTTTGAAGTGAAAAAGGAGCCGGTGGAGCCCGATCGCAACATCAGCCAGTGCAGTCGCCTTATCGCCGGGGGATCCTTGTCTTCCACCCCGATGAGCACGCCGTGCAGCTCGGTGCCCCCTTCCCCAAGCTTCTCGGCGCCCAGTCCAGGCTCGGGGAGCGAGCAGAAGACACACATAGAGGATTTCTACTGGATGTCCAGTTATCAACAGCAGTTGAATCCAGAGGCGCTGGGCTTCAGCCCCGAAGACGCAGTCGAGGCGCTGATCAACAGCAGTCACCAGCTCCAGTCATTCGATGGCTACGCCAGGGGCCAGCAGTTTGCTGGCGCAGCCGGAGCAGGAGGCACCATGGCCGGGGAGGAGATGGGGTCCGCCGCGGCGGTGGTGTCGGCGGTCATCGCTGCTGCAGCCGCTCAGAACGGAGggcaacaccaccaccaccaccatcaccaccacagcagcagccaccaccAGGCACCCGGCGCCCAGTCCAATGGCACTTCTGGGACAATTCACCCACACATGCGCTTGGATGACCGCTTTTCAGACGAGCAGCTGGTCACCATGTCAGTGCGGGAGCTCAACCGGCAGCTACGGGGGGTCAGCAAGGAAGAAGTGATCAGATtgaaacagaagaggaggacCCTAAAGAACAGAGGCTACGCTCAGTCCTGCCGGTACAAGCGGGTCCAGCAGCGGCACGtcctggagggagagaagacgCAGCTCATACAGCAGGTCGATCACCTAAAGCAGGAGATCTCCAGGCTGGTCCGGGAGAGGGACGCGTACAAAGAAAAGTATGAGAAGCTCATCAGCAACGGCTTCAGAGAAAATGGATCCAGCAGCGACAACAACCCTTCATCCCCGGAGTTTTTCAT